A genomic segment from Stenotrophomonas maltophilia encodes:
- a CDS encoding AraC family transcriptional regulator: MVDGGVEDSDDSGLRSIDLATLSGVLRVCDVELLLLDGNGPRAAFASRVHEEALFCSISCGFHCRGRFMLPPDWAMLGYLHATDETLSWCHGVPLTPGMALTIMPEGISEFTLSPGTHMTLMLVPVARVQRKLTELSLRSTPPAGQALSLFNLASEATPLARHYQQLHLQLGQGAGLQPEETESLLHEHVQALLGAGAADRPGCSRARRTHYLIAQRAENFMRLNLRRNIYMNEICDAAGVSERGLRYAFEDLFGTSPNRYLSMLRLCAACRSLSMADSSRRSVKAIALSCGLWDLSRFADNYRKVFGELPRDTLMRAPAQIGQPA, translated from the coding sequence ATGGTCGATGGTGGGGTAGAAGACAGCGACGACAGCGGCCTCCGGTCGATAGACCTGGCCACGCTGAGCGGCGTGCTTCGTGTCTGTGATGTCGAACTGCTGCTGCTTGATGGCAATGGGCCACGTGCGGCGTTCGCTTCGCGCGTGCACGAGGAAGCCCTGTTCTGCAGCATCAGTTGCGGTTTCCATTGCCGTGGCCGCTTCATGCTGCCGCCGGACTGGGCGATGCTGGGGTATCTGCACGCCACCGATGAAACGCTGAGCTGGTGCCATGGCGTGCCGCTCACGCCCGGAATGGCGCTGACGATCATGCCGGAGGGCATCAGTGAGTTCACCCTGAGCCCGGGCACGCACATGACCCTGATGCTGGTGCCGGTGGCCCGCGTGCAGCGCAAGCTGACCGAACTGAGCCTGCGCAGCACGCCACCTGCTGGCCAGGCACTGTCATTGTTCAACCTGGCCAGCGAAGCCACGCCGCTGGCACGCCACTACCAGCAGCTGCACCTGCAGCTGGGGCAGGGTGCAGGCCTGCAGCCGGAAGAAACCGAAAGCCTGCTGCATGAGCATGTGCAGGCTCTTCTGGGCGCCGGTGCGGCGGATCGCCCGGGCTGCAGCCGTGCGCGGCGCACGCATTATCTGATCGCGCAGCGTGCAGAGAACTTCATGCGGCTCAACCTGCGCCGCAATATCTACATGAACGAGATCTGTGATGCCGCAGGCGTCAGCGAGCGCGGCCTGCGCTATGCGTTCGAGGACCTGTTTGGAACCTCGCCGAACCGCTATCTCTCCATGCTGCGCCTGTGCGCGGCCTGCCGCAGCCTGTCGATGGCCGATTCCAGCCGCCGCTCAGTGAAAGCCATCGCCCTGAGTTGCGGCCTGTGGGATCTCTCGCGCTTCGCCGACAATTACCGCAAGGTATTCGGCGAACTGCCGCGCGACACCCTGATGCGCGCGCCCGCGCAGATCGGCCAACCGGCCTGA
- a CDS encoding Flp family type IVb pilin, whose translation MNASIRKFLKEEDGVTALEYGLLAAVIAGILIAVGNDQIKGFFETLFKNLSALATKASGSTT comes from the coding sequence ATGAACGCATCGATCCGCAAATTCCTGAAGGAAGAAGACGGTGTCACCGCGCTCGAGTACGGGCTGCTGGCTGCCGTCATCGCCGGCATCCTGATCGCGGTCGGCAACGACCAGATCAAGGGGTTCTTCGAAACGCTGTTCAAGAACCTCTCCGCACTGGCCACCAAGGCGTCGGGCTCGACGACCTAA
- a CDS encoding A24 family peptidase, whose product MTLLGLLAIGVCLRIAISDLYARRVPNTWLVAACVIATAVIVVGQFSAPRQPWLPHVAGAALGLLALLPFYALRWMGAGDVKFFAVLGLMLGWQALLPVWLVASLAAGLHAVLVLAGRRLGVLLPGHLQMQVNRTSTQWQAHPALRDMQAARQGRRGIPYAAYLALAAIGWVLARIYGGAP is encoded by the coding sequence ATGACACTGCTGGGACTGTTGGCCATCGGCGTGTGCCTGCGGATCGCGATCAGTGATCTGTATGCCCGCCGGGTGCCCAACACCTGGCTCGTCGCCGCATGCGTGATCGCCACTGCGGTGATCGTCGTCGGCCAGTTCAGCGCGCCGCGCCAGCCGTGGCTGCCCCACGTTGCCGGCGCGGCGCTCGGCCTGTTGGCGCTGCTGCCGTTCTATGCCCTGCGCTGGATGGGCGCCGGCGACGTGAAGTTCTTCGCTGTACTGGGGCTGATGCTGGGCTGGCAGGCGCTGCTGCCGGTCTGGCTGGTGGCCAGCCTCGCGGCCGGGTTGCACGCCGTGCTGGTGCTGGCTGGCCGGCGCCTTGGCGTGCTGCTGCCCGGCCACCTGCAGATGCAGGTCAATCGCACCAGCACGCAGTGGCAGGCACACCCGGCACTGCGCGATATGCAGGCGGCCCGCCAGGGACGACGTGGCATTCCCTATGCAGCCTACCTGGCACTCGCCGCCATCGGTTGGGTGCTGGCCCGCATCTACGGAGGTGCACCATGA
- a CDS encoding TadE/TadG family type IV pilus assembly protein — protein sequence MNTRSPRLQRGVASIEFALMLMLGLLPLLLFTFSGVMIMAAQQTLATASAEGARASLRYGTAGERRTAACVAARTSMQWLLQFSKQNVDCSAGGSSAIVVSAQAPCAGLATAQCMTVTVSYDYASYPFLPGTATLYKWVMQAPIRSVAVAQLDLGSGN from the coding sequence ATGAACACCCGCAGCCCACGCCTGCAACGCGGTGTCGCCAGCATCGAGTTCGCCCTGATGCTGATGCTCGGCCTGTTACCGCTGCTGCTGTTCACCTTCTCGGGGGTGATGATCATGGCGGCACAGCAGACCCTGGCCACCGCCTCGGCCGAGGGCGCGCGTGCCTCGCTGCGCTACGGCACCGCCGGCGAACGGCGCACGGCCGCCTGCGTCGCCGCACGCACATCGATGCAGTGGCTGCTGCAGTTCTCCAAGCAGAACGTGGACTGCAGCGCAGGGGGCAGCAGCGCCATCGTGGTGTCGGCACAGGCGCCCTGCGCCGGCCTGGCCACGGCCCAGTGCATGACCGTGACAGTCAGCTACGACTACGCCAGCTATCCCTTCCTGCCCGGCACCGCCACGCTCTACAAGTGGGTGATGCAGGCTCCCATCCGCAGCGTCGCGGTCGCCCAGCTCGATCTCGGCAGCGGCAATTGA
- the cpaB gene encoding Flp pilus assembly protein CpaB, protein MLKLTRIAAVALIGLAVLLALIAFMIGRKPAAPVTVAPIAHSEAQAITVVEAVARLPAGEPISANGLRLAQRTSPVAGAATSIAAVVGKVPVQDIAEGSPINSSALAQGFSLQLRPGERALAVPVDELVGAGNRILPGDFVDVFLNLRNAQPNINSPGEAAQTRLLLSRLRVLSYGQQDIVPVATEATSNSEADTRNDPRAADITGSGSTHSSNEAPQPARSAVLAVPVADANRLLLGAQQGKLFLALRNPADTGLPDLALFPQSRGVIDPLRGLDAEQQVALQRPENHAFAGIDGDALAGRGSAPPRSNPDAPARAPAPRRSAPRASGIEIIRGDSSAPRGSL, encoded by the coding sequence ATGCTCAAGTTGACCCGCATCGCTGCCGTCGCCCTGATCGGCCTGGCCGTGCTGCTGGCGCTGATCGCCTTCATGATCGGGCGCAAACCGGCCGCACCGGTCACGGTCGCACCAATCGCCCATAGCGAGGCGCAGGCGATCACCGTGGTGGAGGCCGTGGCACGGCTGCCCGCCGGCGAACCGATCAGCGCCAACGGCCTGCGCCTGGCCCAGCGCACCTCACCCGTTGCCGGTGCCGCCACCAGCATCGCCGCCGTGGTCGGCAAGGTGCCGGTACAGGACATTGCCGAAGGCAGCCCGATCAACAGCAGCGCGCTGGCACAGGGCTTCTCGCTGCAGCTGCGGCCGGGCGAGCGCGCACTGGCCGTGCCCGTGGACGAACTGGTCGGTGCCGGCAACCGCATCCTTCCCGGTGATTTCGTCGACGTCTTCCTCAACCTGCGCAACGCCCAGCCCAACATCAACAGCCCTGGCGAAGCCGCGCAGACGCGCCTGCTGCTGTCGCGCCTGCGCGTCCTGAGCTATGGCCAGCAGGACATCGTGCCGGTGGCCACAGAGGCGACTTCCAACAGCGAGGCCGACACCCGCAACGACCCGCGCGCAGCCGACATCACCGGAAGTGGCAGCACGCACAGCAGCAATGAAGCCCCGCAACCCGCACGCAGCGCGGTGCTGGCGGTACCCGTGGCCGACGCCAACCGGCTGCTGCTGGGTGCACAGCAGGGCAAGCTGTTCCTGGCCCTGCGCAATCCCGCCGATACCGGCCTGCCCGACCTGGCGCTGTTCCCGCAATCGCGCGGTGTGATCGACCCGCTGCGCGGGCTCGACGCAGAGCAGCAGGTGGCCCTGCAGCGGCCGGAGAACCACGCCTTTGCCGGCATCGACGGGGACGCGCTGGCCGGACGCGGCAGTGCCCCGCCACGCAGCAACCCGGATGCACCGGCGCGCGCGCCGGCGCCACGTCGCAGCGCCCCGCGCGCGTCGGGAATCGAGATCATCCGTGGCGACAGTTCCGCCCCCCGTGGCTCCCTTTGA
- a CDS encoding type II and III secretion system protein family protein, with translation MTERRRRPRISPRQRWLALLLVLLAPATSVAADDLVLQAREQRPWNLPADLERVAIADPGVADIVMLRGQRQALLVGKMPGTTTLLLWHRKQAEPQRLTVRVQSAVQGAASTGGNDLVFTQQDQQGLLQGSTDSVLSHMQEQRTAAMALGKDGMLADTSTISSGGVVQVEVKVVEFNKTAMKQIGINFQNRNGGFAYGFARPGTGLPGNTGVLPGMKEGNVSNEAVSPISSAFRLVFGSTKGLWNADVELLQSNGMARVLAEPTLVALSGQSASFLAGGELPILEPQGLGTTTITYKPFGIGLTVTPTVLAANRIALKVAPEASDLDYSNSIMLNNVQIPSITTRRADTTVELGDGESFVIGGLVSSNIVSNVSKIPLLGDLPIIGSFFRNFDYKRQDKELVIIVTPRLVQPLARNAELPLPGEREAKPHLPEWGSWLLGPVSQDPVPGFSR, from the coding sequence ATGACCGAACGTCGCCGCCGTCCACGCATCTCCCCCCGCCAGCGCTGGCTGGCCCTGCTGCTGGTGCTGCTGGCACCGGCAACGAGCGTGGCCGCCGACGACCTGGTGCTGCAGGCCCGTGAGCAGCGTCCCTGGAACCTGCCTGCCGACCTGGAGCGGGTGGCCATTGCCGACCCTGGCGTGGCCGACATCGTGATGCTGCGCGGCCAGCGCCAGGCGCTGCTGGTCGGCAAGATGCCCGGCACCACCACCCTGCTGCTGTGGCACCGCAAACAGGCTGAGCCGCAGCGGTTGACGGTAAGGGTGCAGAGCGCCGTACAGGGTGCCGCCAGTACCGGTGGCAACGATCTGGTGTTCACCCAGCAGGACCAGCAGGGCCTGTTGCAGGGAAGCACCGACAGTGTGCTCTCGCACATGCAGGAGCAACGCACCGCCGCGATGGCGCTGGGCAAGGACGGCATGCTTGCCGACACCTCCACCATCAGCAGTGGTGGCGTGGTCCAGGTCGAGGTCAAGGTGGTCGAATTCAACAAGACCGCGATGAAGCAGATTGGCATCAACTTCCAGAACCGCAACGGCGGCTTCGCCTATGGCTTCGCACGGCCCGGTACCGGGTTGCCGGGCAACACCGGCGTACTGCCAGGCATGAAGGAAGGCAACGTCAGCAACGAAGCGGTATCACCGATTTCCTCGGCATTCCGCCTGGTGTTCGGATCGACCAAGGGGCTGTGGAACGCCGACGTCGAACTGCTGCAGAGCAATGGCATGGCCCGCGTACTGGCCGAGCCGACACTGGTGGCACTGTCCGGGCAAAGCGCCAGCTTCCTGGCCGGTGGCGAACTGCCGATCCTGGAACCGCAGGGGCTCGGTACCACCACCATCACCTACAAGCCCTTCGGCATCGGCCTGACGGTGACCCCGACCGTGCTGGCGGCGAACCGGATCGCACTGAAGGTCGCGCCCGAAGCGAGCGACCTGGACTACAGCAATTCCATCATGCTCAACAACGTGCAGATCCCCTCGATCACCACCCGCCGCGCCGACACCACGGTCGAGCTGGGCGATGGTGAGAGCTTCGTCATCGGTGGCCTGGTCAGCTCCAACATCGTCTCCAACGTCAGCAAGATTCCGCTACTGGGCGACCTGCCGATCATCGGTTCGTTCTTCCGCAACTTCGACTACAAGCGCCAGGACAAGGAACTGGTGATCATCGTCACCCCGCGCCTGGTGCAGCCGCTGGCACGCAACGCCGAACTGCCGCTGCCTGGCGAGCGCGAAGCCAAGCCGCATCTTCCCGAGTGGGGTTCCTGGTTGCTGGGTCCGGTCAGCCAGGACCCGGTGCCCGGGTTCTCGCGCTGA
- a CDS encoding AAA family ATPase, which translates to MPYATAQPLHPQGPPMNLVLYGMDRELLPRLAAKLPPSTTLHWQDSNAPTSAQDLQRGPQSLVLLDFRPEHAAASSVLAQQLQQTQPDLPLVAVGATSAGQVEGVVIALRAGLRDVLDLDSDNTGIEAALRRALSPRPAAVAQHAHKARLVVLLGVRAGVGTSTLAAHLSVLAQQTRALAQGDALQQDGLLMELAQPSGDLALYLNLDSRFHYEDALRNASRIDATLARTAMARHDSGLVLLDRAGGSDAVPPSDPGALLQRLRGVFASVLCDAGGCPLRQLPPLLLDQADEIWLVTDASIATLVSLDQALKHLAGQREREKRLQLVINRHDDSSGMSPEQIARRFEVPLLATLPERPRVRLAASQGHLLLQDAPRDPYLRALAPLVSRLDPAACPVQPHGLRERLSLALGGSQWKTR; encoded by the coding sequence ATGCCCTACGCCACTGCCCAGCCGCTGCATCCGCAAGGACCCCCGATGAACCTGGTCCTGTATGGAATGGATCGCGAACTGCTGCCCCGGCTGGCTGCCAAGCTGCCGCCGAGCACCACGCTGCATTGGCAGGACAGCAACGCTCCTACCTCCGCGCAGGACCTGCAACGCGGCCCGCAGAGCCTGGTGCTGCTCGACTTCCGGCCCGAGCATGCGGCCGCGTCGAGCGTCCTGGCACAGCAGCTGCAGCAGACCCAGCCGGACCTGCCCCTGGTCGCGGTCGGCGCCACCAGCGCCGGCCAGGTTGAGGGCGTGGTGATCGCGCTGCGCGCTGGCCTGCGCGATGTGCTGGACCTGGACAGCGACAACACCGGCATCGAGGCCGCCCTGCGGCGTGCGCTGTCACCACGCCCGGCCGCCGTGGCCCAGCACGCGCACAAGGCGCGTCTGGTTGTGCTGCTGGGCGTACGCGCCGGCGTCGGCACCAGCACGCTGGCCGCGCATCTTTCGGTGCTTGCGCAGCAGACGCGCGCACTGGCCCAGGGCGACGCGCTGCAGCAGGACGGCCTGCTGATGGAACTGGCGCAGCCGTCCGGTGACCTCGCCCTGTACCTCAATCTCGACAGCCGCTTCCACTACGAAGACGCACTGCGCAACGCCAGCCGCATCGATGCCACCCTCGCCCGCACGGCCATGGCCCGCCATGACTCCGGGCTGGTGCTGCTGGATCGCGCCGGCGGCAGTGACGCCGTTCCGCCGTCCGACCCGGGTGCGCTGCTGCAGCGCCTGCGCGGTGTGTTTGCCAGCGTACTGTGCGATGCCGGCGGCTGCCCGCTGCGGCAACTTCCGCCCCTGTTGCTGGACCAGGCCGACGAGATCTGGCTGGTCACCGACGCTTCGATCGCCACGCTGGTCTCGCTGGACCAGGCCCTGAAGCACCTGGCCGGCCAGCGCGAGCGCGAGAAGCGCCTGCAGCTGGTGATCAACCGCCACGACGACAGCAGCGGCATGAGCCCGGAACAGATCGCGCGCCGCTTCGAAGTACCGCTGCTGGCGACGCTGCCCGAACGACCGCGCGTGCGCCTGGCCGCCAGCCAGGGCCACCTTCTGCTGCAGGATGCGCCGCGCGACCCCTATCTGCGTGCCCTCGCCCCGCTCGTGTCACGCCTGGATCCGGCCGCCTGCCCGGTCCAGCCGCATGGCCTGCGGGAAAGACTCTCCCTTGCCCTGGGTGGATCGCAATGGAAGACAAGGTAA
- a CDS encoding CpaF family protein, with protein MEDKVTPFPHAVARPVLPESTPGHLPFAQTEQYQKVLSAAHEHLLNSIEDERIDIDSWAPDTIARWVQVQTVGFIQEWRIPINEEEMQVVAEGLVKELTGFGPLDDLLHDPSIEDILINGFKDVHVSQGGQLKRATQRFTDDTHLLRILRRILAPLGRRLDDSNPMVDARLPNGGRLNAIISPLAVDGPMVSIRKFRKDPFTPDELLAKGTFDAPMQALLKAMVLGRCNILVSGGTSSGKTSLLNALASYVPANERVITVEDTAELSLNHPHVVRLESRIGGAEGQGAVSIRDLVRNSLRMRPDRIVVGEVRGAEVLEMLQAMNTGHDGSMATIHANTPRDCLYRIEMLAGFAGFQGSEDSLRRQIASAIDFIVQISRLGSGRRVLVSITEITGVSDNLITTQEMFRHEVQIDGTGRETDRWIGLGFHPHSHKLEPFRQQLRESLYGDF; from the coding sequence ATGGAAGACAAGGTAACCCCGTTCCCGCATGCCGTGGCCCGCCCGGTGCTGCCCGAAAGCACCCCGGGCCACCTGCCGTTCGCGCAGACCGAGCAGTACCAGAAAGTGCTGTCGGCTGCGCATGAGCATCTGCTCAACAGCATCGAGGACGAGCGCATCGACATCGATTCCTGGGCACCGGACACCATCGCCCGCTGGGTGCAGGTGCAGACCGTGGGCTTCATCCAGGAGTGGCGCATCCCGATCAACGAAGAAGAGATGCAGGTGGTCGCCGAGGGCCTGGTCAAGGAGTTGACCGGTTTCGGCCCGCTGGACGACCTCCTGCATGACCCTTCCATCGAAGACATCCTGATCAACGGCTTCAAGGACGTGCACGTTTCGCAGGGCGGCCAGCTCAAGCGCGCCACCCAGCGCTTCACCGATGACACCCACCTGCTGCGCATCCTGCGCCGCATCCTCGCGCCGCTCGGCCGCCGGCTGGATGATTCCAATCCGATGGTCGACGCGCGCCTGCCCAACGGTGGCCGCCTCAACGCGATCATCTCGCCGCTGGCGGTGGACGGACCGATGGTGTCCATCCGCAAGTTCCGCAAGGATCCGTTCACCCCCGACGAACTGCTCGCCAAGGGCACCTTCGACGCGCCGATGCAGGCGCTGTTGAAGGCGATGGTGCTGGGGCGCTGCAACATCCTGGTCTCCGGCGGCACCAGCTCGGGCAAGACCTCGCTGTTGAATGCCCTGGCCAGCTACGTGCCGGCCAACGAGCGTGTCATCACCGTGGAGGACACCGCCGAGCTTTCGCTGAACCATCCGCACGTGGTGCGCCTGGAAAGCAGGATCGGCGGCGCCGAGGGCCAGGGTGCGGTCAGCATCCGCGACCTGGTGCGCAACAGCCTGCGCATGCGCCCGGACCGTATCGTGGTCGGCGAAGTACGTGGCGCCGAAGTGCTGGAAATGCTGCAGGCGATGAACACCGGCCACGACGGATCGATGGCCACCATCCACGCCAACACGCCGCGCGACTGCCTGTACCGCATCGAGATGCTGGCCGGCTTTGCTGGCTTCCAGGGCAGCGAGGACAGCCTGCGCCGGCAGATCGCCAGCGCCATTGATTTCATCGTGCAGATCTCACGACTGGGCAGCGGGCGCCGGGTGCTGGTCTCGATCACCGAAATCACCGGGGTCAGCGACAACCTGATCACGACGCAGGAGATGTTCCGCCACGAGGTACAGATCGATGGCACCGGCCGCGAGACCGACCGCTGGATCGGCCTGGGCTTCCATCCGCATTCGCACAAGCTGGAGCCGTTCCGCCAGCAGCTGCGCGAATCCCTCTACGGAGACTTCTGA
- a CDS encoding type II secretion system F family protein: MGTGLLLGVLSIISVLLALAVWLWGTASSREQRQASLQHAEQQLARGSAAGAVPAGPAVAAANDSARPASSANRVLPWDDVLQRAGLQPGWKLPLMLLVPGLVLAVVAAMRLGTAWMFPLTLLLYLLGCWLWVMRRITKLRAQLLHQMPDFLDNLVRLTALGNSLQAAFQVSSMQTSAPLRGLLDTTVRYARSGMDLDRALSLAAQPYRMDVLKVLAVVIGVSVRIGGRADQILQRMGDFMRDLEQAQQELAATTSETRMSAWVLGLLPPASAVLMAISSPAFFQPVLHDPLGHRILLIALGLELLGAFLLYRLAKSL, from the coding sequence ATGGGCACCGGCCTGCTGCTGGGCGTGTTGAGCATCATCTCGGTGCTGCTGGCGCTGGCCGTCTGGCTGTGGGGCACCGCCAGCAGCCGTGAGCAGCGCCAGGCCTCGCTGCAGCATGCCGAGCAGCAGCTGGCCCGTGGCAGCGCGGCCGGTGCGGTACCGGCCGGGCCTGCCGTTGCGGCGGCCAATGATTCGGCCCGCCCTGCCAGCAGTGCGAACCGCGTACTGCCCTGGGACGACGTGTTGCAGCGTGCCGGCCTGCAGCCCGGCTGGAAGCTGCCGCTGATGCTGCTGGTGCCGGGACTGGTGCTTGCGGTCGTGGCGGCGATGCGGCTGGGCACGGCCTGGATGTTTCCGCTGACCCTGCTGCTGTACCTGCTGGGCTGCTGGCTGTGGGTGATGCGCCGGATCACGAAACTGCGTGCGCAACTGCTGCACCAGATGCCGGACTTCCTCGACAACCTGGTCCGCCTCACCGCGCTGGGCAACAGCCTGCAGGCCGCGTTCCAGGTGTCTTCGATGCAGACCAGCGCACCACTGCGTGGCCTGCTCGACACCACGGTGCGCTATGCGCGCAGCGGCATGGACCTGGATCGTGCATTGAGCCTGGCCGCGCAGCCGTACCGGATGGACGTGCTGAAAGTGCTGGCGGTGGTGATCGGGGTGAGCGTGCGTATCGGCGGCCGCGCCGACCAGATCCTGCAACGCATGGGCGACTTCATGCGCGACCTGGAGCAGGCCCAGCAGGAGCTGGCGGCCACCACCTCGGAAACCCGCATGTCGGCCTGGGTACTGGGCCTGCTGCCACCAGCCAGTGCGGTGCTGATGGCGATCTCCAGCCCAGCGTTCTTCCAGCCGGTGCTGCACGACCCGCTCGGCCACAGGATCCTGCTGATCGCTCTGGGCCTTGAACTGCTCGGGGCGTTCCTGCTGTACCGCCTGGCCAAATCGCTATGA
- a CDS encoding type II secretion system F family protein produces MSASAWFALSLLVLAAGVALLGIAGWVRSHREHRTSATLKTALQPREETRDTEATRRDSLGWLERFGRSLSGGRLEAALLANEDKLLLDLAGWNTRRGTAIYLGLRLLLALLVLALALAFSSAHGLAKVMVVIGALAAGLLLPKFVLSSWVKRRRRAVDNELPLLIDLLRLLQGVGFSMDQSLQTLGDKLRDALPVLGGELQEANVAYTHGRTRAQSLRRLSEVYADDDLTSLMQLILQVHAHGGAVQEPLRQFSIRLREQRRNTLKEKVGKLSVKMTVVMMLTLLPALMLVLAGPALVALATTMSKMGSP; encoded by the coding sequence ATGAGCGCCAGCGCCTGGTTCGCCCTCTCGCTGCTGGTACTGGCTGCGGGCGTCGCCCTGCTCGGCATTGCCGGCTGGGTGCGCAGCCATCGCGAGCACCGCACCTCGGCTACGCTGAAAACCGCCCTGCAGCCACGCGAGGAAACCCGCGACACCGAGGCCACGCGCCGCGACTCGCTGGGCTGGCTCGAGCGCTTCGGGCGCTCGCTCAGTGGCGGCCGCCTGGAGGCCGCGCTGCTGGCCAACGAGGACAAGCTGCTGCTGGACCTGGCCGGCTGGAACACGCGCCGTGGCACCGCCATCTATCTCGGCCTGCGCCTGTTGCTTGCCCTGCTGGTGCTGGCCCTGGCGCTGGCGTTCAGCAGCGCGCATGGGCTGGCCAAGGTGATGGTGGTGATCGGTGCGCTGGCGGCCGGGCTGCTGCTGCCCAAGTTCGTGCTGTCGTCGTGGGTCAAGCGCCGCCGCCGCGCGGTCGACAACGAGCTGCCCTTGCTGATCGACCTGCTGCGGCTGCTGCAGGGCGTGGGCTTCAGCATGGACCAGAGCCTGCAGACACTGGGCGACAAGCTGCGCGATGCATTGCCGGTACTGGGCGGCGAGCTGCAGGAAGCCAATGTGGCCTACACCCACGGCCGCACCCGTGCGCAGTCATTGCGGCGGTTGAGCGAGGTCTACGCCGATGACGACCTGACCAGCCTGATGCAGCTGATCCTGCAGGTACATGCGCACGGCGGCGCCGTGCAGGAACCGCTGCGCCAGTTCAGCATCCGCCTGCGCGAACAGCGCCGCAACACCTTGAAGGAAAAGGTCGGCAAGCTCTCGGTGAAGATGACCGTGGTGATGATGCTGACCCTGTTGCCGGCCCTGATGCTGGTGCTTGCCGGTCCAGCGCTCGTCGCGCTGGCCACCACCATGTCCAAGATGGGATCTCCCTGA
- a CDS encoding Flp pilus assembly protein TadD: MPALRPPCLLLAVALAALASGCASTTPKYVQAPSLAPPEPDPQDSRNAYLELIERMQQQGAWYASLAHVEAFRQRYGDRPALRLLQADALRETGQTDAAVALYRELSSGPQAAAAAHGLGLIAARRDDDAGSEQALARATQLQPLNTDYLGDLGYARLRAGQFDQAREPLAKALELSPGNAKATANLALWAVLRGDQATAERLAAQANLNDETRRSIQQQAQQIRTRLQQRQAAATPAFNASAPAHTASVEGGARASGSARLAAEPRRDPRDERDPQRLPPSMLERFSTTEHPTGSTP; this comes from the coding sequence ATGCCTGCCCTGCGCCCCCCCTGCCTGCTGCTTGCCGTCGCCCTCGCCGCCCTGGCCAGTGGCTGTGCCTCGACCACGCCAAAGTACGTGCAGGCGCCCAGCCTTGCACCGCCGGAACCCGATCCGCAGGACAGCCGCAACGCCTACCTGGAGCTGATCGAACGCATGCAGCAGCAGGGTGCGTGGTATGCCTCGCTGGCCCATGTGGAGGCGTTCCGCCAGCGCTATGGCGATCGTCCCGCCTTGCGCCTGCTGCAGGCCGACGCACTGCGCGAGACCGGCCAGACCGATGCGGCGGTCGCGTTGTACCGCGAGCTGTCCAGCGGGCCGCAGGCCGCCGCAGCCGCCCATGGCCTCGGCCTGATCGCCGCACGCCGCGACGACGATGCCGGCAGCGAACAGGCCCTGGCGCGCGCGACGCAGTTGCAGCCCTTGAACACCGATTACTTGGGCGACCTGGGCTATGCACGGCTGCGCGCGGGCCAGTTCGACCAGGCCCGCGAACCGCTGGCCAAGGCCCTGGAGCTTTCACCCGGCAACGCCAAGGCCACGGCCAATCTCGCACTCTGGGCAGTGCTGCGCGGCGACCAGGCCACCGCAGAGCGCCTGGCGGCCCAGGCCAACCTCAACGACGAAACGCGCCGCAGCATCCAGCAGCAGGCCCAGCAGATCCGCACGCGCCTGCAACAGCGGCAGGCCGCTGCCACGCCTGCCTTCAACGCATCCGCACCTGCGCACACGGCCAGCGTCGAAGGCGGCGCTCGTGCATCGGGCAGCGCACGGCTGGCGGCCGAACCACGCCGCGATCCGCGTGACGAGCGCGATCCGCAGCGCCTGCCACCGTCGATGCTGGAACGCTTCAGCACCACCGAACACCCGACCGGAAGCACACCATGA
- a CDS encoding DUF3613 domain-containing protein, with amino-acid sequence MTAMRLTRRLLPVLSCLLVAGAVQAQQQPLTGQMLGGPSPSAPATAPMQAEPLPTVELAAPAAPAAGIAAQPATVATDVAPPAAPRARLQSGEATRNLFRMQASGQQAGQRLPILGDQATLSYARYLKSFEHEIPDFFETDVARSKDASSSGR; translated from the coding sequence ATGACTGCGATGCGCCTGACCCGACGCCTGTTGCCCGTGCTGTCCTGCCTGCTTGTTGCCGGTGCGGTGCAGGCACAGCAACAGCCATTGACCGGACAGATGCTCGGTGGCCCCTCGCCGTCGGCACCGGCCACGGCGCCGATGCAGGCCGAGCCGCTTCCCACCGTGGAGTTGGCCGCACCGGCCGCACCCGCCGCGGGGATTGCGGCGCAACCGGCAACCGTCGCAACCGACGTTGCGCCGCCCGCAGCACCGCGCGCGCGCCTGCAGAGCGGCGAGGCCACCCGCAACCTGTTCCGCATGCAGGCGTCCGGGCAGCAGGCCGGCCAGCGCCTGCCGATCCTGGGCGACCAGGCCACGCTGAGCTATGCGCGTTACCTGAAGAGCTTTGAACACGAGATCCCGGACTTCTTTGAGACCGATGTTGCCCGGTCCAAGGACGCCTCTTCCTCCGGACGCTGA